In Gossypium raimondii isolate GPD5lz chromosome 12, ASM2569854v1, whole genome shotgun sequence, a single window of DNA contains:
- the LOC105764988 gene encoding uncharacterized protein LOC105764988 isoform X2 yields the protein MKSYFENYESLHDSSFEDFMAHQLSSSLCQGIPDNWNVGVRLSVRELSLVGEGSHRHLSSSIRLQIGAASIPKLPAHLCEVIVIQRLPLGVFADPFELQNPHKHKAFRDIAVFGDTNLELPSFQSNRSAVEFHIDAGFNILFMQNNGTEFNLLLPLHARYQPLDESGYSVVEIGEPDMLMRCSVEGKQHKQSCLFMSPPNEKAKSTSATVAWKIPAGMKAHAGFVSVITFVTALLSTLSIVYASMFWSGTKVSKT from the exons ATGaaatcttattttgaaaattatgagaGCCTGCATGATTCAAGTTTTGAAGATTTTATGGCACATCAACTTTCTTCTAGTTTGTGTCAAGGGATTCCCGATAACTGGAATGTTGGTGTGAGACTATCAGTTAGAGAGCTCTCTCTGGTCGGTGAAGGTTCTCATCGTCATTTATCTTCGTCCATCAGATTGCAGATTGGAGCAGCTTCCATTCCTAAATTGCCTGCTCATCTATGTGAAGTTATAGTCATACAAAGACTACCCCTTGGAGTATTTGCTGACCCGTTTGAGCTACAAAATCCTCACAAGCACAAGG CATTTAGAGATATAGCTGTTTTTGGAGACACCAACTTGGAATTGCCTTCATTTCAGTCCAATCGATCTGCTGTTGAATTCCACATTGATGCTGGATTTAACATCTTGTTTATGCAGAATAATGGAACGGAATTTAACTTACTGCTTCCACTACATGCTCGATATCAG CCCCTTGATGAAAGTGGCTATTCTGTTGTTGAAATTGGTGAACCTGATATGTTGATGAGATGCAGTGTGGAAGGAAAGCAACATAAGCAGAGTTGTTTGTTTATGTCACCACCCAATGAGAAGGCTAAATCCACAAGCGCAACTGTAGCATGGAAAATACCTGCTGGAATGAAGGCACATGCTGGATTTGTATCTGTTATAACCTTTGTTACAGCCTTGTTATCAACTCTCTCAATTGTATACGCATCTATGTTTTGGTCAGGTACCAAGGTGTCCAAAACTTGA
- the LOC105764987 gene encoding mitogen-activated protein kinase kinase 10, with protein sequence MTLVRERRHQQGLRLSLPSPLAAADFRQRSHYAALLSAIGPTSPDIESLSDLEKLTVIGHGNGGTVYKVRNRKSSSVYALKVLRFDQNAAVIRHQVACEAEILKRVDSQFVVKCLAVFDTIGGDLCFVMEHMEKGSLYDELRVRVKLPEDVVSVIAQRVVRGLQYLHGMQIVHGDIKPSNLLINGKGEVKIADFGVSKIVVGTRNACEACMGGTCAYMSPERVDPERWDGGNADGFSGDVWSLGVVLLECLVGHYPLIGLGEKPDWAALICAICLGERLEIPETASPDFRSFVRRCLEKDWRKRGSVDELLDHPFVNRIL encoded by the coding sequence ATGACACTAGTTAGGGAGAGAAGGCACCAACAGGGACTCCGTTTATCCCTACCGTCACCGTTAGCGGCAGCTGATTTCCGGCAACGGTCCCATTATGCAGCGTTGCTCTCAGCCATTGGTCCAACATCCCCAGACATCGAAAGCCTCTCCGACCTCGAGAAACTCACCGTTATTGGCCATGGCAATGGTGGCACTGTCTACAAAGTCCGGAACCGTAAAAGCTCGTCGGTTTATGCGTTAAAGGTCCTCCGTTTCGATCAAAACGCGGCTGTAATACGGCACCAGGTGGCATGTGAAGCTGAAATCCTGAAAAGGGTTGATTCACAATTCGTTGTGAAATGCCTCGCAGTGTTTGATACTATAGGGGGAGACCTGTGTTTCGTTATGGAGCATATGGAGAAAGGATCCTTGTACGACGAGCTCCGAGTGAGGGTGAAATTGCCTGAGGATGTTGTTTCGGTGATTGCCCAAAGAGTTGTACGAGGGTTGCAGTATTTGCATGGAATGCAAATCGTTCATGGCGATATAAAACCATCAAATCTGTTGATAAACGGGAAAGGAGAGGtgaagattgcagattttgGAGTGAGTAAGATTGTTGTTGGGACGCGGAACGCGTGTGAGGCGTGCATGGGTGGTACGTGTGCTTACATGAGTCCTGAAAGGGTTGATCCAGAGAGGTGGGATGGGGGCAACGCCGATGGTTTCTCCGGTGATGTTTGGTCGCTAGGTGTGGTGCTATTAGAATGTTTGGTTGGCCATTATCCGTTGATTGGTCTCGGGGAAAAGCCTGATTGGGCAGCTTTGATATGTGCCATATGCTTGGGAGAGAGGTTGGAGATACCGGAGACGGCTTCGCCGGATTTTAGAAGCTTTGTTAGGAGGTGTTTGGAGAAAGATTGGAGAAAAAGAGGGTCGGTGGATGAGCTTCTTGATCACCCTTTTGTGAATAGGATTTTGTGA
- the LOC105764990 gene encoding protein SAMBA, with protein sequence MNSSSPANSSISTTAIVGGGGASGGTNAALEDSHFPSDLISIQDRKDEAMLVLKSDLMAALNEEVKSLDEDNWKFEGPRSRIHLISRPGGFLQKQMEFTKNCSTAPKK encoded by the exons atgaataGTTCATCACCAGCGAATTCATCAATATCAACTACAGCAATCGTTGGAGGAGGAGGAGCAAGTGGTGGTACTAATGCTGCTTTGGAGGATTCCCATTTCCCTTCTGATCTTATATCCATTCAAGACCGCAAAGATGAGGCCATGCTCg TTTTAAAATCTGATTTGATGGCTGCACTCAATGAAGAGGTTAAATCATTGGATGAAGATAACTGGAAGTTTGAAGGTCCTCGTTCCCGCATCCACCTGATATCAAGACCAG GTGGGTTTCTACAGAAGCAGATGGAGTTTACAAAAAACTGTAGCACAGCCCCGAAAAAATGA
- the LOC105764988 gene encoding uncharacterized protein LOC105764988 isoform X1, translating to MSTLQYNRLCFHLKLAILWMFFSGAVFCIHVFASTTEVETNSDAGKFIMKSYFENYESLHDSSFEDFMAHQLSSSLCQGIPDNWNVGVRLSVRELSLVGEGSHRHLSSSIRLQIGAASIPKLPAHLCEVIVIQRLPLGVFADPFELQNPHKHKAFRDIAVFGDTNLELPSFQSNRSAVEFHIDAGFNILFMQNNGTEFNLLLPLHARYQPLDESGYSVVEIGEPDMLMRCSVEGKQHKQSCLFMSPPNEKAKSTSATVAWKIPAGMKAHAGFVSVITFVTALLSTLSIVYASMFWSGTKVSKT from the exons ATGTCAACCCTACAATATAATCGATTATGCTTTCATCTGAAACTGGCAATCTTGTGGATGTTCTTTTCTGGTGCTGTCTTTTGCATACATGTCTTCGCATCCACAACTGAG GTAGAAACAAACTCAGATGCTGGGAAATTTATAATGaaatcttattttgaaaattatgagaGCCTGCATGATTCAAGTTTTGAAGATTTTATGGCACATCAACTTTCTTCTAGTTTGTGTCAAGGGATTCCCGATAACTGGAATGTTGGTGTGAGACTATCAGTTAGAGAGCTCTCTCTGGTCGGTGAAGGTTCTCATCGTCATTTATCTTCGTCCATCAGATTGCAGATTGGAGCAGCTTCCATTCCTAAATTGCCTGCTCATCTATGTGAAGTTATAGTCATACAAAGACTACCCCTTGGAGTATTTGCTGACCCGTTTGAGCTACAAAATCCTCACAAGCACAAGG CATTTAGAGATATAGCTGTTTTTGGAGACACCAACTTGGAATTGCCTTCATTTCAGTCCAATCGATCTGCTGTTGAATTCCACATTGATGCTGGATTTAACATCTTGTTTATGCAGAATAATGGAACGGAATTTAACTTACTGCTTCCACTACATGCTCGATATCAG CCCCTTGATGAAAGTGGCTATTCTGTTGTTGAAATTGGTGAACCTGATATGTTGATGAGATGCAGTGTGGAAGGAAAGCAACATAAGCAGAGTTGTTTGTTTATGTCACCACCCAATGAGAAGGCTAAATCCACAAGCGCAACTGTAGCATGGAAAATACCTGCTGGAATGAAGGCACATGCTGGATTTGTATCTGTTATAACCTTTGTTACAGCCTTGTTATCAACTCTCTCAATTGTATACGCATCTATGTTTTGGTCAGGTACCAAGGTGTCCAAAACTTGA